The following are encoded together in the Diachasmimorpha longicaudata isolate KC_UGA_2023 chromosome 3, iyDiaLong2, whole genome shotgun sequence genome:
- the Alpha-spec gene encoding spectrin alpha chain isoform X2 produces MDQITPKEVKILENPEDIQERREQVLGRYSNFKAEARSKRDKLEDSRRFQYFKRDADELEGWIYEKLQAASDENYKDPTNLQAKIQKHQAFEAEVAAHSNAIVLLDNTGSEMIAQHHFSSDLIRKRLEELHRLWELLLSRLADKGLKLQQALVLVQFIRHCDEVMFWIHDKEAFVTTDEFGHDLEHVEVLQRKFDEFQKDMASQEYRVTEVNELADKLLLDGHPERDTILGRKEELNESWQRLKQLAILRQEKLFGAHEIQRFNRDADETMTWIAEKDVVLSSDDFGRDLASVQTLQRKHEGIERDLAALEDKVATLGAEADRLAAIHQADHSQQIQAKRAEILASWESLTAKAKERRFKLDESYYLHRFLADFRDLVSWMNDMKAIISADELAKDVAGAEALLERHQEHKGEIDARADSFDAATLAGNKLLERKHYAAEEVARKLDSLAEDKSSLLALWEQRRILYEQCMDLQLFYRDTEQADAWMAKQEAFLANEDLGDSLDSVEALIKKHEDFDKSLAAQEEKIKALDEFAGKLIEGEHYAADDVAQRRQSLLQRRSVLLVNSAERRRKLEDAYKLQQFERDCDETKGWVNEKLKFATDDSYLDPTNLNGKVQKHQNFEQELNANKTRMEEMVSIGQELIDSNHYASERIKSRIDEIVSLWESLARATEKKGTKLQEASQQQQFNRTVEDIELWLSEVEGQLMSEDYGKDLTSVQNLQKKHALLEADVGSHADRIDSIAQAAEQFVSSGHFDAENIRSKQEQLGGRYAALQRPMSIRKQRLLDSLQVQQLFRDIEDEEAWIREKEPVAASTNRGRDLIGVQNLQKKHQAVLAEINNHEPRVAAVCEAGSKMLSDGHFAADEIGQRLSALDEHWLQLKEKARQRKIDLDDSLQAHQYFADANEAESWMKEKRPIVMNNDYGKDEDSSEALLKKHEALVSDLEAFASTIGALREQAAACRQQETPTVDIAGKECVVALYDYAEKSPREVSMKKGDTLTLLNSNNKDWWKVEVNDRQGFVPAAYVKRVEPEVGLSASQQNLAREQSSIAARQAQIQGQYDDLLQLAHERQNKLNETAKAYVLVREAAELATWIKDKENHAQVQDVGEDLEQVEVMQKKFDDFQADLKANEVRLAEMNEIAVQLMSLGQTEAALKIQTQIQDLNEKWTSLQTLTAERANQLGSAHEVQRFHRDVDETKDWIREKDAALNNDDLGKDLRSVQALQRKHEGLERDLAALGDKIKQLDETANRLMQSHPDTAEQTYAKQKEINEEWTQLTAKANSRKEKLLDSYDLQRFLSDYRDLMAWINSMMGLVASEELASDVTGAEALLERHQEHRTEVDARAGTFQAFELFGQQLLQSSHYASVEIQEKLESMAEARQELEKAWIQRRMQLDQNLELQLFCRDCEQAENWMSAREAFLSSADAVDSSDNVEALIKKHEDFDKAINAHEEKIAALQTLADQLIAAEHYAAKPIDDRRCQVLDRWRHLKDALIQKRSKLGESQTLQQFSRDADEMENWIAEKLQLATEENYKDPANIQSKHQKHQAFEAELAANADRIQSVLAMGGNLIEKHQCAGSEDAVQKRLASIADQWEYLTQKTTEKSLKLKEANKQRTYIAAVKDLDFWLGEVESLLTSEDAGKDLASVQNLMKKHQLVEADIQAHEERIKDMNAQADSLIESGQFDAAGIQEKRQSINERYERIRNLAAHRQARLNEANTLHQFFRDIADEESWIKEKKLLVGSDDYGRDLTGVQNLKKKHKRLEAELGSHEPAIQAVQEAGEKLMDVSNLGVPEIEQRLKLLNQAWAELKQLAATRGQKLDESLTYQQFLAKVEEEEAWITEKQQLLSVEDYGDTMAAVQGLLKKHEAFETDFAAHGERCKDICEAGESLIKAGNHRADAIGQRCNQLRNKLEQLGALATRRKTRLNDNSAYLQFMWKADVVESWIADKETHVRSEEFGRDLSTVQTLLTKQETFDAGLHAFEHEGIQNITTLKERLVDAGHEQTANIQKRHADVITRWQKLLADSDARKQRLLRMQDQFRQIEELYLTFAKKASAFNSWFENAEEDLTDPVRCNSIEEIRALREAHASFQASLSSAEADFQALAALDRQIKSFNVGPNPYTWFTMEALEDTWRNLQKIIKERDVELAKEAQRQEENDKLRKEFAKHANAFHQWLAETRTSMMEGSGSLEQQLEATKRKTHEVRARRQDLKKIEDLGAILEEHLILDNRYTEHSTVGLAQQWDQLDQLGMRMQHNLEQQIQARNQSGVSEDALKEFSMMFKHFDKDKSGRLNHQEFKSCLRALGYDLPIFEEGQPDPEFENILDIVDPNRDGYVSLQEYMAFMISKETENVQSSEEIENAFRAITAADRPYVTREELYANLTKEMADYCVARMKPFVDPKNERPITGALDYIDFTRTLFQN; encoded by the exons ATGGATCAAATAACGCCGAAGGAGGTGAAGATCCTCGAGAATCCTGAGGACATTCAGGAGAGGAGGGAACAAGTGCTTGGGAGGTACTCTAATTTCAAGGCTGAGGCCAGGAGCAAAAGAGATAAACTCGAGGACTCACGAAGATTTCAG TACTTTAAGCGCGATGCCGACGAGCTCGAGGGTTGGATATACGAGAAACTACAAGCAGCTTCCGATGAAAACTACAAAGACCCAACGAATCTCCAAGCAAAAATTCAGAAGCACCAGGCTTTCGAGGCGGAAGTGGCAGCCCATTCCAACGCCATTGTCCTCCTGGACAACACAGGCTCTGAGATGATTGCCCAACATCACTTCTCCAGCGATCTCATCAGAAAACGCCTGGAAGAGCTGCACCGTCTTTGGGAGCTCCTCCTCTCTCGTCTAGCAGACAAAGGACTAAAACTTCAACAAGCTCTAGTCCTGGTTCAGTTCATTCGCCACTGCGACGAAGTGATGTTCTGGATTCACGACAAGGAAGCATTCGTCACTACAGACGAATTTGGCCATGACCTGGAGCACGTTGAGGTACTCCAACGAAAGTTCGACGAATTTCAGAAGGACATGGCGAGTCAGGAGTACAGAGTAACTGAAGTGAACGAGCTGGCGGACAAGCTTCTGCTTGATGGCCACCCAGAGCGCGACACAATCTTGGGCCGAAAGGAGGAACTGAATGAATCCTGGCAGAGGCTCAAGCAATTGGCAATCCTACGACAGGAAAAGCTCTTCGGAGCTCACGAAATCCAGAGATTCAACCGAGATGCCGATGAAACAATGACTTGGATAGCCGAGAAGGATGTGGTGTTGTCATCTGACGATTTTGGTAGAGATCTGGCCAGTGTCCAAACCCTCCAACGAAAGCACGAGGGAATTGAACGAGACTTGGCAGCTCTGGAGGATAAAGTTGCTACCCTTGGGGCTGAGGCAGATCGTCTGGCTGCTATCCATCAGGCAGACCATTCCCAGCAGATTCAAGCGAAGAGAGCAGAGATCCTGGCCTCTTGGGAGAGCCTCACTGCCAAAGCAAAAGAACGTAGATTTAAACTGGATGAGTCGTACTATCTTCACAGATTCCTAGCTGACTTCAGAGACCTTGTCTCGTGGATGAATGACATGAAAGCTATTATCTCTGCTGATGAACTTGCTAAGGATGTAGCGGGAGCTGAAGCTCTTCTGGAAAGGCACCAGGAGCACAAGGGGGAGATCGATGCTAGGGCTGACAGCTTTGACGCTGCAACTCTCGCTGGAAACAAACTCCTCGAGCGAAAGCATTATGCAGCTGAGGAGGTGGCCAGGAAACTTGATTCTCTCGCTGAGGACAAATCGAGTCTTTTGGCTCTCTGGGAGCAGAGGAGAATTCTCTACGAACAGTGCATGGATCTTCAGCTATTCTATAGGGATACTGAACAGGCTGACGCCTGGATGGCCAAGCAGGAAGCCTTCCTGGCTAATGAGGACTTGGGAGACTCCTTGGACAGTGTTGAAGCTCTGATCAAAAAGCACGAAGATTTCGACAAGTCCTTGGCTGCTCAAGAGGAGAAGATTAAGGCCCTCGATGAATTCGCTGGTAAGCTGATCGAGGGGGAGCATTACGCTGCTGATGATGTTGCACAACGAAGGCAATCCCTCCTTCAGAGACGATCAGTTCTGTTGGTGAACTCGGCTGAGAGAAGACGAAAGCTCGAAGACGCCTACAAGCTTCAACAGTTCGAGAGGGATTGTGACGAGACCAAGGGCTGGGTGAACGAGAAACTGAAGTTTGCGACTGATGACAGCTACCTAGATCCCACAAATTTGAATGGCAAAGTTCAGAAGCATCAGAACTTTGAACAGGAGTTGAACGCCAATAAGACCAGAATGGAGGAGATGGTGTCCATTGGACAGGAACTGATTGACAGCAATCACTATGCGAGTGAGAGGATAAAATCCAGGATTGATGAGATTGTGTCTCTTTGGGAGAGTCTTGCTAGAGCCACAGAGAAGAAGGGAACGAAATTGCAAGAGGCATCGCAGCAGCAGCAGTTCAATAGAACTGTCGAGGACATCGAGCTCTGGTTATCTGAGGTCGAAGGACAACTCATGAGTGAGGATTATGGAAAAGACCTGACGAGTGTCCAAAATCTCCAAAAGAAACATGCACTCCTGGAGGCTGATGTTGGGTCTCATGCTGACAGAATTGACAGCATTGCCCAGGCGGCTGAGCAATTTGTCAGTTCGGGCCACTTTGATGCTGAGAACATCAGGTCTAAGCAGGAGCAGTTGGGTGGTCGTTATGCTGCTCTACAACGTCCCATGAGCATCAGAAAGCAGAGGCTTTTGGATTCTCTTCAGGTCCAGCAGCTCTTCAGAGATATCGAGGACGAGGAGGCTTGGATTAGGGAGAAGGAGCCCGTAGCTGCCTCCACCAACAGAGGCAGGGATCTCATTGGTGTACAGAATCTCCAGAAAAAACACCAAGCAGTTCTCGCTGAGATCAATAACCACGAGCCCAGGGTGGCAGCTGTCTGTGAGGCAGGATCAAAGATGCTATCAGATGGACACTTTGCTGCTGATGAGATTGGCCAGCGTTTGAGTGCTCTAGACGAACACTGGTTACAGCTCAAAGAGAAGGCCCGTCAAAGAAAGATTGATCTCGACGACTCTCTCCAAGCGCATCAGTACTTTGCTGATGCCAATGAGGCTGAGTCCTGGATGAAGGAGAAACGTCCGATCGTCATGAACAATGATTATGGAAAGGATGAGGACAGCTCAGAGGCTTTGTTGAAGAAGCACGAGGCACTTGTCAGTGATCTTGAGGCCTTCGCCAGCACCATTGGTGCTCTGAGAGAGCAGGCTGCTGCTTGCAGACAGCAAGAAACACCAACTGTCGACATTGCTGGGAAGGAATGTGTTGTGGCTCTTTACGATTATGCTGAGAAATCCCCTAGGGAGGTATCCATGAAGAAAGGAGACACCTTGACACTGTTGAACTCCAACAACAAAGATTGGTGGAAAGTCGAGGTGAACGATCGTCAGGGCTTTGTTCCTGCGGCTTACGTGAAGCGAGTTGAACCGGAGGTTGGTTTGTCTGCCTCGCAACAAAATCTTGCACGTGAACAGAGTTCAATAGCAGCCAGGCAAGCGCAGATCCAGGGACAGTACGACGATCTTCTTCAGTTGGCTCACGAGCGTCAGAACAAGCTCAATGAAACAGCCAAAGCTTATGTTCTCGTCAGAGAAGCTGCAGAATTAGCCACCTGGATCAAAGACAAGGAGAAtcatgcgcaggtacaggatGTCGGTGAGGATTTGGAACAGGTGGAGGTCATGCAGAAGAAATTCGATGACTTCCAGGCGGATCTCAAGGCCAATGAAGTCAGGCTTGCAGAGATGAATGAGATCGCTGTGCAGTTGATGAGTCTTGGACAGACTGAAGCTGCCCTCAAGATCCAGACGCAAATACAGGACTTAAATGAGAAATGGACGAGTCTGCAGACATTGACTGCTGAGAGAGCTAATCAGTTAGGCTCAGCTCATGAGGTTCAACGCTTCCACAGGGatgtcgacgagacgaaagaCTGGATTCGTGAAAAGGATGCGGCACTCAATAATGATGATCTTGGAAAGGATCTCAGGAGTGTTCAGGCGCTTCAGAGGAAGCACGAGGGATTGGAGAGAGATTTGGCAGCTCTTGGGGACAAAATCAAGCAGCTTGATGAGACGGCTAATAGGCTGATGCAATCACATCCTGACACTGCTGAGCAGACGTACGCCAAGCAAAAAGAGATCAACGAAGAGTGGACACAGCTGACTGCTAAGGCCAACTCCAGGAAAGAGAAACTCCTGGATTCTTATGATCTTCAGAGATTCCTCAGTGACTACAGGGATCTGATGGCTTGGATCAATTCTATGATGGGACTGGTCGCTTCGGAGGAACTGGCGTCTGATGTCACTGGAGCTGAAGCTCTTCTTGAACGTCATCAA GAGCACAGAACAGAGGTTGATGCTCGTGCAGGCACATTCCAAGCCTTCGAACTATTTGGTCAGCAGCTACTGCAGTCCTCTCACTATGCAAGTGTAGAAATCCAGGAGAAACTCGAGTCGATGGCCGAAGCCAGACAAGAGTTAGAAAAAGCTTGGATTCAGCGACGAATGCAATTGGACCAGAATCTCGAGCTTCAGCTCTTCTGTCGTGACTGCGAGCAAGCTGAGAACTGGATGAGTGCACGCGAGGCCTTCCTGAGTAGTGCAGACGCAGTTGACAGCAGTGATAACGTTGAAGCCTTGATTAAAAAGCATGAGGACTTCGACAAAGCCATCAATGCTCATGAGGAGAAAATCGCAGCTCTCCAGACGCTTGCTGATCAGCTGATCGCTGCTGAGCATTATGCAGCTAAACCAATTGACGATAGACGTTGCCAGGTGCTCGACCGTTGGAGACATTTGAAGGATGCCTTGATTCAGAAGCGATCAAAGCTCGGGGAATCCCAGACTCTTCAGCAATTCTCTCGTGACGCTGATGAGATGGAGAATTGGATAGCTGAAAAACTTCAACTGGCGACTGAGGAAAACTACAAAGATCCAGCCAACATTCAATCCAAGCATCAGAAGCATCAGGCATTTGAGGCAGAATTGGCAGCCAATGCTGATAGAATCCAATCAGTCCTGGCAATGGGTGGAAATCTCATTGAGAAACATCAGTGCGCTGGATCTGAGGATGCTGTCCAAAAAAGATTGGCATCAATCGCTGACCAGTGGGAGTATCTCACCCAGAAGACGACTGAGAAGTCTTTGAAATTGAAGGAAGCCAACAAACAGAGAACCTACATTGCAGCTGTCAAGGATTTGGACTTTTGGCTGGGAGAAGTGGAGAGTCTTCTGACATCTGAAGACGCTGGCAAGGACTTGGCTTCTGTTCAGAATCTTATGAAGAAGCATCAGCTGGTGGAGGCTGATATCCAGGCTCATGAGGAGCGTATCAAGGATATGAATGCACAGGCTGATTCATTGATTGAGAGTGGACAATTCGATGCTGCTGGTATTCAGGAGAAACGCCAGAGTATCAATGAAAGATATGAGAGAATCAGAAATCTTGCAGCTCATCGTCAGGCCCGTCTTAACGAGGCAAACACCCTTCATCAGTTCTTCAGGGATATCGCTGATGAGGAGTCCTGGATCAAGGAGAAAAAACTTCTTGTAGGTTCTGACGATTATGGAAGAGATCTTACAGGTGTTCAAAATTTGAAGAAGAAGCATAAGAGACTGGAGGCCGAGCTGGGAAGTCATGAGCCTGCCATTCAGGCAGTTCAAGAGGCTGGTGAGAAGCTCATGGATGTTTCTAATCTGGGAGTTCCTGAGATTGAGCAAAGATTGAAGCTTTTGAATCAGGCCTGGGCGGAGTTGAAGCAGTTGGCAGCTACTCGGGGTCAGAAACTCGACGAATCACTGACCTATCAGCAATTTTTGGCTAAAGTTGAGGAGGAAGAGGCCTGGATCACTGAGAAGCAACAGCTCCTCTCTGTGGAGGACTATGGTGACACCATGGCTGCTGTTCAGGGTCTTCTCAAGAAGCATGAAGCCTTTGAAACCGATTTTGCTGCTCACGGAGAACGGTGCAAGGACATCTGCGAGGCGGGTGAGTCTCTCATCAAGGCTGGTAATCATCGGGCCGATGCCATTGGTCAGAGGTGCAATCAACTTCGGAATAAGTTGGAACAGCTTGGGGCTTTGGCCACCAGAAGGAAGACTCGGCTCAATGATAATTCCGCTTATCTTCAGTTCATGTGGAAGGCCGATGTTGTTGAGTCCTGGATCGCTGATAAGGAGACTCATGTCAGGTCTGAGGAGTTTGGAAGGGATCTCTCAACTGTGCAAACATTATTAACCAAGCAAGAGACCTTTGATGCTGGACTACATGCCTTTGAACATGAGGGCATCCAGAATATCACGACATTGAAGGAGAGACTAGTGGATGCAGGTCATGAACAAACTGCTAACATCCAGAAGAGACATGCTGATGTTATCACTCGTTGGCAGAAACTTCTCGCGGACTCTGATGCTAGAAAACAAAGACTTCTTCGCATGCAGGATCAGTTTAGGCAGATTGAAGAg CTATACCTTACATTCGCGAAGAAAGCATCAGCCTTCAACTCGTGGTTCGAGAACGCCGAGGAAGATCTGACCGATCCTGTTCGTTGCAACAGTATCGAGGAGATTCGAGCCCTGAGGGAAGCCCACGCCTCCTTCCAAGCCAGTCTGTCCTCTGCTGAGGCAGATTTCCAAGCCCTGGCTGCCCTTGATCGCCAGATCAAGAGCTTCAATGTCGGGCCGAACCCCTACACCTGGTTCACGATGGAGGCATTGGAGGACACCTGGAGGAATCTTCAGAAGATTATCAAAGAGAGGGATGTCGAGTTGGCAAAGGAGGCTCAGAGACAGGAGGAGAACGACAAATTGAGGAAGGAATTCGCTAAGCATGCGAATGCCTTCCACCAGTGGCTGGCGGAGACCAGGACTTCTATGATGGAGGGATCTGGCTCTCTCGAGCAGCAGCTGGAGGCGACCAAGAGAAAGACTCATGAGGTTCGCGCCCGCAGACAGGACCTCAAGAAGATCGAAGACTTAGGGGCTATCCTCGAGGAGCATCTGATCCTCGACAATCGTTATACTGAACACAGCACTGTGGGTCTTGCTCAGCAGTGGGATCAATTGGATCAACTGGGTATGAGGATGCAGCATAATTTGGAGCAGCAAATTCAGGCGAGAAACCAGTCTGGAGTGTCTGAGGATGCCCTCAAGGAATTCTCCATGATGTTCAAACACTTTGATAAGGACAAGAGTGGAAGACTCAATCACCAAGAGTTCAAATCTTGCCTGAGGGCTCTGGGATATGACCTGCCTATCTTCGAGGAGGGCCAGCCTGATCctgaatttgaaaatatacTGGATATTGTGGATCCCAATAGGGATGGCTATGTCTCCTTACAGGAGTACATGGCATTCATGATCAGTAAGGAGACTGAGAATGTCCAGAGCTCGGAGGAGATTGAAAATGCCTTCAGGGCCATCACTGCTGCTGATAGGCCTTACGTCACTAGAGAGGAACTCTACGCTAACCTTACGAAAGAGATGGCCGATTACTGCGTTGCACGAATGAAACCCTTCGTCGATCCCAAAAACGAACGACCAATTACAGGAGCCCTGGACTACATCGACTTCACTCGTACACTTTTCCAGAATTAA